From the genome of Perca fluviatilis chromosome 8, GENO_Pfluv_1.0, whole genome shotgun sequence:
GCGTTACTGCCTCTTTGAAAAATACCTTAACATAGATTTAAAACAAGATACGcctttgtttcctctcctctcttccttctttcttctaCAATGGAAGTGTACAGCAGCCAAAATAACAGACAAGTACAAACTGAAAGATTTGCAGAAACATACTGTATCGTTGGGAGTGTgactatgttcccacagctctgtgttcccacagccctatgttcccacagccctatgtttcccacatttcatttttcataacTTTGTATCAGATGTTatcccctaacccctaaccctaaaaaaattTGCTgggggaggatagggcttaaattgaagggaaatgtaagAACACAAGAcctcattttgaaaatgtcctagaactgtgggaacattgggctgtgtgaacatagggctgacctgATATTATTAATGCCTTTATAAGAATTGAAAGTTCTGCTCACTGTTTCCCTTTTTTTAGAACTTTATTAAGAATGTAAATGGTAGAAAATAAACAGATTTCACATATTgtcaaaaaacacagatgacagtTATAACAATGAAGGGTGAATACACCTTTCTTATTATTAACATGTTCCAGacgaaaataaaaacaatcaatCAAAAAACTTTGAGACAGGGTTATGACTTGGCAAATTTAGATTTGTGTATATGAAATTTACCGGACAGGATTATGAGATTAATCGTCAAATATGATGAATTAACATTGCTTTTAAAATACACAATAACATCTGTAAGACTTGATAAAAAAGGAGCTAGTAAAATGCCTgagtatatgtacagtacaggccaaaagtttggacacaccttctcattcaatgtgtttctttattttcatgactatttacattgtagattctcactgaaggcatcaaaactatgaatgaacacatgtggaattatgtacttaacaaaaaagtgtgaaataactgaaaacatgtcttatattttagattcctcaaagtagccaccctttgcttttttgatagcgctgcaaacccttggtgttctctcaatgagcttcatgaggtagtcacctgaaatggttttcacttcacaggtgtgctttgtcagggttaattagtggaagtttttcccttattaataaaaaagcaaagagtggctactttgaagaatctaaaatataagacatgttttcagttatttcacacttttttgttaagtacataattccatatgtgttcattcatagttttgatgccttcagtgtgaatctacaatgtaaatagtcatgaaaataaaaaggaaatgcattgaatgagaaggtgtgtccaaacttttggcctgtactgtacatcgaACATCACCAGTAAATACACATTCATTACATTAAATGAAAGTGAATCTAGAAAACCAAATGGTTGTTCTACTCAGTGActgacaggagagatgatcagagggGCAGAGTTTTTACCACCATAGTTAGGTTCGGGACTGAAGAATGGgtagagtttctcagtgaaggagcagccagtaaaggagtagataagagcttcagcatcaacatcataaaaggagaccagaccctcctcataatccacaaacacccccaccttctgaggctgagacttcagagagagaaggactgTATGGTCATCAAGAGCGAGGTAGTCATTGTCATTCCTCAACCATATCGCCCAGTAACCATCCTGAGGAGTCGGTAGAGTACTTACCATCCTGTTGACCGACTCTCTGGCCACTCCTAAAGTCCACGCAGTCTTTCCTTTAACCTGAACCTCATAATAAAATCTTCCTGAAAAGAAACTCTGCTTTGCTAAGACAAAAACATAGTTAAAGAATCTCTTTGGATTGTCTGGGAGATTCTTCCTCACATCACTATCATGTACTTGTTTCCCatcatcagacaggatgagatTAGAATGtgctgtatcaggatcaagagtcacatccactgcaGACTGCTGGAACCTCTTCAGCTCGACCCGAAACAGCTTCTTCATCTGTTCACTGAGTGTCTCTTCCAGCTGAGTCACAGCTCTCCTCACAAACCCCTCATATGAAGGTGGACGGACGTTGACTTCTGTCCAGTCCTTGGTGGGTGGAACAGCGTTCATGGAGGTGAAGCTCTGGAGGAGGTGTTGGTGTTCTTCAGACTGTAAgagctgctccacctcagtgcttctcttctgcagctcagagatttcctgttccagctctGTGATGAAGCCTTCAGCTGGTTGCTTTGTCGATCTCTTCTTCTCTTGGATCATCTCGATTAGCTCGGCCAGGCTTCTCTCAACAGAGTCCTTCAGAGCAGTGATGACctgaacaccttctgctatctctctgtctgcatcttcaTCACTGATCTCCACTAAATGTTTGATCTCCTGAATCTTCAGTCGTCTTTCCTGTATCACCTGCTGGATTTCAGCCCCTGTCTTCCACAGCTCAGCTTTCTTTGCTTCATATTCTTCGTTCTGAGGACCAACAAGATGTTTCTTTTGGTCTGAAACCATCCAGGTCATGaagacacacagcagacacacaagGAAGAACATCCAGGTCCTTCTTTTGGTTCTTGAGTATACGTCACAGGGAACTTCTTTTGgtttggacacttgttgctctgagctgctgctggctttctgtTGAATTGACTGTCTGAACTTAGCAGCCATCTCAAAGATCAAAGTATTGACCTCTAGCTCAGGTTTCGTGTTGAAAACCTCTCTACAGTTGGGACACTGATAGGGAACATCAATATCCCAGTGTTTAGTGATGCAGGCTTTACAGAAGTTGTGTCCACAAGGTGTGCTGACTggatcagtgaacacatccagacagatggagcagAGAAACTGATCTTCAGTCAGCAGACTGCTGGCAGCAGACATATCGACACTCTGAGGTTAAAAAGTGTAAAagacaaaattattattttatatctttttaattaattaaagcaTTGAAAGTTAATTAGGGTTATACAATATGTTAGTGGTGCAAAACATAGGATTGTTCAATATGTCATTGTATACTGCataggttatgtggaaatgtgtcatttgtgcaatatgtaggctatttgggttgtgcattatgtcatttgtgcaatacgtaggctatttgggttgtgcaatatgttagttttgcaatatgtaggctatttgggttgtgcattatgtcatttgtgcaatacgtaggctatttgggttgtgcaatatgttagttttgcaatatgtaggctatttgggttgtgcattgTGTCATTTGTGCGATACGTAGGCTAATgaggttgtgcaatatgttagttgtgcatttcgtaggctattggggttgtgcattatgtcagtaCATCGTGTACATTGTGTCATTTgagcaatacgtaggctattgggtTTGGGCAATATGTTAATTGTTATTATATCTAATCTTATCTATCTTATTCATGGTGGCTCCATAGCGCCACCGAATTAGTTTAAGCCTTTGCATTTTTGACGCCCTTAATAAACTTAAACTCATGACAGTTGGCGCCAACATCAAAACCTGTGTGCACTGCGAGACTATACAGCGATTTGGTCTATGCATATAAAAAGGCTCCATAGTGCCCCCTAATGTGTTGAAGGCCTTAATTTGGTCATAGCTGCGCCACTATTCCTGAAATTTAGTACACACATTGCTCTCATCATTTCAAACATATTTACCATTTGCTTTCATTAGCTCTGCCCAACCGGAAGTCGGCCATTTTGAATTGTATGCGGTTTCACGTATTTTATGCTAAATTCCTTCAAACTCCTCCTACGGAGTATAttggatttcttttaaatttggTTACCATCCTCTGACTAACGTGACCCTAAATTGCGAAAGATTAGACGATAGCTCGAACGATGATGTCATAGGTGATGTGACAACATTTAAATGGTATGGAACTCTTTTTAAACTACTCCTAGATGATTCAACAGATCCTTCACAAATTCGATCAGCAGCAGGTCATGATGTTCACAATGCCAAGTTGCAAAGCTTTTGTATTTTCTTGGAACAATGTTGCTGTGGAGAAACGGGCTATTTGCAAATTTCACCATAAGGCTTTTGTAACTTTGCATTACATTATCCAATCTGCCTGAAACTTCACATGCATTTTAAGAGTCCAGGCGACATCTACTCGCCCATATTGAGTCATTGTTATAGTGCCACCTACTGACAACAGGAAGTCAGCTTTATGTGACAAAGATGATCTGATTTACATGACATTTACATGGTGTGGTTTA
Proteins encoded in this window:
- the LOC120564582 gene encoding E3 ubiquitin-protein ligase TRIM39-like encodes the protein MSAASSLLTEDQFLCSICLDVFTDPVSTPCGHNFCKACITKHWDIDVPYQCPNCREVFNTKPELEVNTLIFEMAAKFRQSIQQKASSSSEQQVSKPKEVPCDVYSRTKRRTWMFFLVCLLCVFMTWMVSDQKKHLVGPQNEEYEAKKAELWKTGAEIQQVIQERRLKIQEIKHLVEISDEDADREIAEGVQVITALKDSVERSLAELIEMIQEKKRSTKQPAEGFITELEQEISELQKRSTEVEQLLQSEEHQHLLQSFTSMNAVPPTKDWTEVNVRPPSYEGFVRRAVTQLEETLSEQMKKLFRVELKRFQQSAVDVTLDPDTAHSNLILSDDGKQVHDSDVRKNLPDNPKRFFNYVFVLAKQSFFSGRFYYEVQVKGKTAWTLGVARESVNRMVSTLPTPQDGYWAIWLRNDNDYLALDDHTVLLSLKSQPQKVGVFVDYEEGLVSFYDVDAEALIYSFTGCSFTEKLYPFFSPEPNYGGKNSAPLIISPVSH